A section of the Eublepharis macularius isolate TG4126 chromosome 1, MPM_Emac_v1.0, whole genome shotgun sequence genome encodes:
- the UBAP2L gene encoding ubiquitin-associated protein 2-like isoform X10 codes for MMTSVGTNRARGSWEQTQTQNQAQHKQRPQATAEQIRLAQMISDHNDADFEEKVKQLIDITGKNQDECVIALHDCNGDVNRAINVLLEGNPDTHSWEMVGKKKGVSGQKDSGQTEPSEEGKENRERERDFSRRRGGLPRRGRGTSRGREFRGQENGLDGGKTGGSSGRGTERGRRGRGRGRGGSGRRGGRFSAQGMGTFNPADYAEPASTEEGYGNSNNNTWNNTGSFEPDDGTSAWRTATEEWGTEDWNEDLSETKIFTASNVSSVPLPAENVTITAGQRIDLAVLLGKTPSSLENESPSLDSSQAPTLSQPLVFSNSKQSTVSQPASGNTFSHHGMVSMLGKGFSDVGETKGTPATPTTGSQFLEQFKTAQALAQLAAQHPQPAGSGTAAASWDIGATTQSSSLVQYDLKNPSESTVHSPFAKRQAFPPTSTMMDVFLQDKQPVVTASVAAPPPPSSPLASKTNPVPQMSPGSSDNQSSSPQPAQQKLKQQKKKASLTSKIPALAVEMPGSADISGLNLQFGALQFGSEPVLSEYESTPATSASVSQPPSSLYTSTASESLSTISSNKTQESGYQSGTMPAATYTSQNSAQGPLYEQRSTQTRRYPNSISSSPQKDLTQAKNGFSSVPPTQLQTTQTAEGSAGSTVKSDSPSAPSITAPLNDTVSAASLLTTATQHSSVLSSLNHAEELPSTATTQHSSTLPVQQNSLSSSTSSGRTSTSTLLHTSVESEAGLHSSASTFSTSSSTVSAAPPVVSAPSSLSSVSSLGLSSNSTVTATTRSSVATTSGKAPPNLPPGVPPLLPNPYIMAPGLLHAYPPQVYGYDDLQMLQTRFPLDYYSIPFPTPTTQLTGRDGSLSSNPYSGDLTKFGRGDASSPAPATTLAQPQQNQTQTHHTTQQTFLNPALPPGYSYTSLPYYTGVPGLPSTFQYGPAVFPVAPTSSKQHSVNVSVNASATPFQQPSGYGSHGYSTGVSVTSSNTGVPDISGSVYSKTQQSFEKQGFHTGTPAASFNLPSALASGGPINPPTAAAYPPAPFMHILTPHQQHSQILHHHLPQDGQSAAGQRSQGSSIPQKSQANKSAYNSYNWGAN; via the exons CATTCCTGGGAGATGGTTGGCAAAAAGAAGGGTGTTTCAGGACAGAAGGACAGTGGGCAAACGGAACCCAGTGAAGAAGGCAAAGAGAAccgagagagggagagagacttcAGCCGGCGACGTGGAGGATTGCCAAGAAGGGGCCGGGGCACAAGCCGCGGAAGAGAGT TTCGGGGCCAGGAGAACGGACTGGATGGTGGCAAGACCGGTGGATCTTCTGGAAGAGGCACAGAGAGAGGACGACGGGGGCGTGGGCGAGGCAGAG gtgGATCTGGAAGGCGGGGAGGAAGGTTCTCGGCTCAAGGCATGGG AACTTTCAACCCAGCGGACTACGCAGAGCCTGCCAGCACGGAAGAAGGTTATggaaatagtaacaacaacacaTGGAACAATACTGGTAGCTTTGAGCCGGATGATGGGACGA GCGCGTGGAGAACAGCGACAGAGGAGTGGGGGACCGAGGACTGGAATGAAGAT CTTTCGGAGACCAAGATCTTCACCGCATCCAACGTCTCTTCCGTGCCTCTGCCCGCGGAAAATGTGACCATCACAGCTGGACAGAG AATCGACCTTGCAGTGCTGTTAGGAAAGACCCCTTCTTCTCTGGAGAATGAGTCTCCCAGCCTGGACTCCTCGCAGGCCCCGACACTCAGCCAGCCGCTAGTGTTCAGCAATTCCAAGCAGAGCACTGTATCCCAGCCCGCTTCAGGGAACACCTTCTCTCACCACGGCATG GTGAGCATGCTGGGAAAGGGGTTCAGCGACGTCGGCGAGACTAAAGGCACCCCCGCCACCCCCACCACAGGCTCGCAGTTCCTTGAGCAGTTTAAGACGGCTCAGGCTTTGGCTCAGCTGGCGGCCCAGCACCCCCAGCCTGCTGGGAGCGGCACTGCCGCGGCCTCCTGGGATATAGGCGCCACCACCCAGTCCTCATCTCTGGTGCAGTACG ATCTGAAGAACCCGTCGGAGTCCACGGTGCACAGCCCATTTGCCAAGCGCCAggccttcccacccacctccaccatGATGGATGTGTTCCTGCAGGACAAGCAGCCTGTGGTGACAGCCTCCGTCGCAGCCCCACCGCCCCCATCGTCCCCTCTGGCTAGCAAAACCAACCCAGTTCCCCAGATGTCCCCGGGCTCCTCAGACAACCAGTCCTCCAGCCCTCAACCAGCCCAGCAGAAGTTGAAGCAACAGAAAAAGAAAGCATCCTTGACATCAAAG atTCCTGCTTTGGCGGTGGAGATGCCTGGCTCTGCGGATATCTCGGGACTTAACTTGCAGTTTGGGGCATTGCAGTTTGGTTCGGAGCCTGTCCTTTCAGAGTATGAATCCACCCCGGCAACGAGTGCCTCCGTGAGCCAGCCTCCAAGCAGCCTGTACACAAGCACTGCAAG TGAGTCTCTGTCCACCATTTCGTCCAACAAGACCCAGGAGTCTGGTTACCAGAGCGGCACCATGCCTGCAGCAACATATACCTCCCAGAACAGCGCTCAGGGACCATTGTACGAGCAGAGATCCACCCAAACCCGGCGATACCCCAACTCCATCTCCTCCTCACCCCAGAAAGACTTGACCCAGGCCAAG AATGGCTTCAGCTCTGTGCCGCCCACACAGTTGCAAACCACGCAGACGGCTGAAG gtTCTGCAGGCTCCACAGTGAAATCGGACTCCCCCTCTGCCCCTAGTATCACGGCCCCTCTCAACGACACTGTCTCTGCAGCCTCCCTGCTTACTACGGCCACTCAGCACTCGTCAGTGCTCAGCAGCCTGAACCACGCCGAGGAGCTCCCCAGCACGGCCACCACACAACACAGCAG CACGTTACCTGTCCAGCAAAACAGCCTTTCCTCCTCAACTTCCTCTGGTCGCACGTCGACTTCAACTCTCTTG CACACCAGTGTGGAGAGTGAAGCCGGGCTCCATTCTTCCGCAAGcactttctccacctcctccagcacGGTCTCAGCTGCGCCCCCTGTGGTCAGTGCCCCCTCCAGTCTGAGCAGCGTCAGCAGCCTGGGTCTCAGCAGTAACTCCACGGTGACCGCCACAACCCGCAGCTCGGTTGCCACGACGTCAG GCAAGGCTCCCCCCAACTTGCCCCCTGGAGTTCCACCGTTGCTGCCGAACCCATATATCATGGCTCCGGGACTGCTGCACGCATATCCA CCACAAGTTTACGGCTATGATGACCTGCAGATGCTTCAGACGAGATTCCCATTG GACTACTACAGCATCCCATTTCCCACTCCGACCACCCAGCTGACTGGAAGGGACGGCAGCCTGAGCAGCAACCCTTATTCTG GTGATCTCACGAAGTTTGGCCGAGGCGACGCCTCTTCCCCTGCACCAGCGACAACCCTGGCGCagccccaacagaaccaaactcagACACATCACACCACCCAGCAGACCTTTCTGAATCCGGCCTTGCCCCCTGGCTACAGCTATACCAGCTTGCCGTACTACACCGGAGTCCCGGGGCTGCCCAGCACCTTCCAGTATGGGCCTGCTGTGTTCCCC GTTGCGCCTACCTCTTCTAAACAGCATAGCGTGAATGTCAGTGTGAACGCCTCGGCCACTCCGTTTCAGCAGCCCAGTGGCTATGGCTCCCATGGATACAGCACTG gtgtATCGGTAACATCCAGTAACACAGGTGTACCAGATATCTCTGGCTCGGTCTACTCCAAAACGCAG CAATCCTTTGAGAAGCAGGGCTTTCACACCGGAACCCCGGCGGCCTCGTTCAACTTGCCGTCGGCGCTGGCCAGCGGTGGTCCCATCAACCCTCCCACGGCTGCGGCGTATCCGCCGGCCCCTTTCATGCACATCCTGACACCGCATCAGCAGCATTCTCAGATCTTGCATCACCACCTGCCGCAGGATGGGCAG AGTGCCGCTGGCCAGCGCAGCCAGGGAAGTTCCATCCCGCAGAAATCGCAGGCGAACAAGTCCGCCTACAACAGCTACAATTGGGGCGCCAACTGA
- the UBAP2L gene encoding ubiquitin-associated protein 2-like isoform X5 translates to MMTSVGTNRARGSWEQTQTQNQAQHKQRPQATAEQIRLAQMISDHNDADFEEKVKQLIDITGKNQDECVIALHDCNGDVNRAINVLLEGNPDTHSWEMVGKKKGVSGQKDSGQTEPSEEGKENRERERDFSRRRGGLPRRGRGTSRGREFRGQENGLDGGKTGGSSGRGTERGRRGRGRGRGGSGRRGGRFSAQGMGTFNPADYAEPASTEEGYGNSNNNTWNNTGSFEPDDGTRVDYIRGEGSNYPRKFDTAPGTRNPGAWRTATEEWGTEDWNEDLSETKIFTASNVSSVPLPAENVTITAGQRIDLAVLLGKTPSSLENESPSLDSSQAPTLSQPLVFSNSKQSTVSQPASGNTFSHHGMVSMLGKGFSDVGETKGTPATPTTGSQFLEQFKTAQALAQLAAQHPQPAGSGTAAASWDIGATTQSSSLVQYDLKNPSESTVHSPFAKRQAFPPTSTMMDVFLQDKQPVVTASVAAPPPPSSPLASKTNPVPQMSPGSSDNQSSSPQPAQQKLKQQKKKASLTSKIPALAVEMPGSADISGLNLQFGALQFGSEPVLSEYESTPATSASVSQPPSSLYTSTASESLSTISSNKTQESGYQSGTMPAATYTSQNSAQGPLYEQRSTQTRRYPNSISSSPQKDLTQAKNGFSSVPPTQLQTTQTAEGSAGSTVKSDSPSAPSITAPLNDTVSAASLLTTATQHSSVLSSLNHAEELPSTATTQHSRYTLPVQQNSLSSSTSSGRTSTSTLLHTSVESEAGLHSSASTFSTSSSTVSAAPPVVSAPSSLSSVSSLGLSSNSTVTATTRSSVATTSGKAPPNLPPGVPPLLPNPYIMAPGLLHAYPPQVYGYDDLQMLQTRFPLDYYSIPFPTPTTQLTGRDGSLSSNPYSGDLTKFGRGDASSPAPATTLAQPQQNQTQTHHTTQQTFLNPALPPGYSYTSLPYYTGVPGLPSTFQYGPAVFPVAPTSSKQHSVNVSVNASATPFQQPSGYGSHGYSTGVSVTSSNTGVPDISGSVYSKTQQSFEKQGFHTGTPAASFNLPSALASGGPINPPTAAAYPPAPFMHILTPHQQHSQILHHHLPQDGQSAAGQRSQGSSIPQKSQANKSAYNSYNWGAN, encoded by the exons CATTCCTGGGAGATGGTTGGCAAAAAGAAGGGTGTTTCAGGACAGAAGGACAGTGGGCAAACGGAACCCAGTGAAGAAGGCAAAGAGAAccgagagagggagagagacttcAGCCGGCGACGTGGAGGATTGCCAAGAAGGGGCCGGGGCACAAGCCGCGGAAGAGAGT TTCGGGGCCAGGAGAACGGACTGGATGGTGGCAAGACCGGTGGATCTTCTGGAAGAGGCACAGAGAGAGGACGACGGGGGCGTGGGCGAGGCAGAG gtgGATCTGGAAGGCGGGGAGGAAGGTTCTCGGCTCAAGGCATGGG AACTTTCAACCCAGCGGACTACGCAGAGCCTGCCAGCACGGAAGAAGGTTATggaaatagtaacaacaacacaTGGAACAATACTGGTAGCTTTGAGCCGGATGATGGGACGA GAGTTGATTACATTAGGGGTGAGGGGTCAAATTATCCCCGAAAATTTGACACTGCTCCTGGTACGAGAAATCCAG GCGCGTGGAGAACAGCGACAGAGGAGTGGGGGACCGAGGACTGGAATGAAGAT CTTTCGGAGACCAAGATCTTCACCGCATCCAACGTCTCTTCCGTGCCTCTGCCCGCGGAAAATGTGACCATCACAGCTGGACAGAG AATCGACCTTGCAGTGCTGTTAGGAAAGACCCCTTCTTCTCTGGAGAATGAGTCTCCCAGCCTGGACTCCTCGCAGGCCCCGACACTCAGCCAGCCGCTAGTGTTCAGCAATTCCAAGCAGAGCACTGTATCCCAGCCCGCTTCAGGGAACACCTTCTCTCACCACGGCATG GTGAGCATGCTGGGAAAGGGGTTCAGCGACGTCGGCGAGACTAAAGGCACCCCCGCCACCCCCACCACAGGCTCGCAGTTCCTTGAGCAGTTTAAGACGGCTCAGGCTTTGGCTCAGCTGGCGGCCCAGCACCCCCAGCCTGCTGGGAGCGGCACTGCCGCGGCCTCCTGGGATATAGGCGCCACCACCCAGTCCTCATCTCTGGTGCAGTACG ATCTGAAGAACCCGTCGGAGTCCACGGTGCACAGCCCATTTGCCAAGCGCCAggccttcccacccacctccaccatGATGGATGTGTTCCTGCAGGACAAGCAGCCTGTGGTGACAGCCTCCGTCGCAGCCCCACCGCCCCCATCGTCCCCTCTGGCTAGCAAAACCAACCCAGTTCCCCAGATGTCCCCGGGCTCCTCAGACAACCAGTCCTCCAGCCCTCAACCAGCCCAGCAGAAGTTGAAGCAACAGAAAAAGAAAGCATCCTTGACATCAAAG atTCCTGCTTTGGCGGTGGAGATGCCTGGCTCTGCGGATATCTCGGGACTTAACTTGCAGTTTGGGGCATTGCAGTTTGGTTCGGAGCCTGTCCTTTCAGAGTATGAATCCACCCCGGCAACGAGTGCCTCCGTGAGCCAGCCTCCAAGCAGCCTGTACACAAGCACTGCAAG TGAGTCTCTGTCCACCATTTCGTCCAACAAGACCCAGGAGTCTGGTTACCAGAGCGGCACCATGCCTGCAGCAACATATACCTCCCAGAACAGCGCTCAGGGACCATTGTACGAGCAGAGATCCACCCAAACCCGGCGATACCCCAACTCCATCTCCTCCTCACCCCAGAAAGACTTGACCCAGGCCAAG AATGGCTTCAGCTCTGTGCCGCCCACACAGTTGCAAACCACGCAGACGGCTGAAG gtTCTGCAGGCTCCACAGTGAAATCGGACTCCCCCTCTGCCCCTAGTATCACGGCCCCTCTCAACGACACTGTCTCTGCAGCCTCCCTGCTTACTACGGCCACTCAGCACTCGTCAGTGCTCAGCAGCCTGAACCACGCCGAGGAGCTCCCCAGCACGGCCACCACACAACACAGCAGGTA CACGTTACCTGTCCAGCAAAACAGCCTTTCCTCCTCAACTTCCTCTGGTCGCACGTCGACTTCAACTCTCTTG CACACCAGTGTGGAGAGTGAAGCCGGGCTCCATTCTTCCGCAAGcactttctccacctcctccagcacGGTCTCAGCTGCGCCCCCTGTGGTCAGTGCCCCCTCCAGTCTGAGCAGCGTCAGCAGCCTGGGTCTCAGCAGTAACTCCACGGTGACCGCCACAACCCGCAGCTCGGTTGCCACGACGTCAG GCAAGGCTCCCCCCAACTTGCCCCCTGGAGTTCCACCGTTGCTGCCGAACCCATATATCATGGCTCCGGGACTGCTGCACGCATATCCA CCACAAGTTTACGGCTATGATGACCTGCAGATGCTTCAGACGAGATTCCCATTG GACTACTACAGCATCCCATTTCCCACTCCGACCACCCAGCTGACTGGAAGGGACGGCAGCCTGAGCAGCAACCCTTATTCTG GTGATCTCACGAAGTTTGGCCGAGGCGACGCCTCTTCCCCTGCACCAGCGACAACCCTGGCGCagccccaacagaaccaaactcagACACATCACACCACCCAGCAGACCTTTCTGAATCCGGCCTTGCCCCCTGGCTACAGCTATACCAGCTTGCCGTACTACACCGGAGTCCCGGGGCTGCCCAGCACCTTCCAGTATGGGCCTGCTGTGTTCCCC GTTGCGCCTACCTCTTCTAAACAGCATAGCGTGAATGTCAGTGTGAACGCCTCGGCCACTCCGTTTCAGCAGCCCAGTGGCTATGGCTCCCATGGATACAGCACTG gtgtATCGGTAACATCCAGTAACACAGGTGTACCAGATATCTCTGGCTCGGTCTACTCCAAAACGCAG CAATCCTTTGAGAAGCAGGGCTTTCACACCGGAACCCCGGCGGCCTCGTTCAACTTGCCGTCGGCGCTGGCCAGCGGTGGTCCCATCAACCCTCCCACGGCTGCGGCGTATCCGCCGGCCCCTTTCATGCACATCCTGACACCGCATCAGCAGCATTCTCAGATCTTGCATCACCACCTGCCGCAGGATGGGCAG AGTGCCGCTGGCCAGCGCAGCCAGGGAAGTTCCATCCCGCAGAAATCGCAGGCGAACAAGTCCGCCTACAACAGCTACAATTGGGGCGCCAACTGA
- the UBAP2L gene encoding ubiquitin-associated protein 2-like isoform X6 encodes MMTSVGTNRARGSWEQTQTQNQAQHKQRPQATAEQIRLAQMISDHNDADFEEKVKQLIDITGKNQDECVIALHDCNGDVNRAINVLLEGNPDTHSWEMVGKKKGVSGQKDSGQTEPSEEGKENRERERDFSRRRGGLPRRGRGTSRGREFRGQENGLDGGKTGGSSGRGTERGRRGRGRGRGGSGRRGGRFSAQGMGTFNPADYAEPASTEEGYGNSNNNTWNNTGSFEPDDGTRVDYIRGEGSNYPRKFDTAPGTRNPGAWRTATEEWGTEDWNEDLSETKIFTASNVSSVPLPAENVTITAGQRIDLAVLLGKTPSSLENESPSLDSSQAPTLSQPLVFSNSKQSTVSQPASGNTFSHHGMVSMLGKGFSDVGETKGTPATPTTGSQFLEQFKTAQALAQLAAQHPQPAGSGTAAASWDIGATTQSSSLVQYDLKNPSESTVHSPFAKRQAFPPTSTMMDVFLQDKQPVVTASVAAPPPPSSPLASKTNPVPQMSPGSSDNQSSSPQPAQQKLKQQKKKASLTSKIPALAVEMPGSADISGLNLQFGALQFGSEPVLSEYESTPATSASVSQPPSSLYTSTASESLSTISSNKTQESGYQSGTMPAATYTSQNSAQGPLYEQRSTQTRRYPNSISSSPQKDLTQAKNGFSSVPPTQLQTTQTAEGSAGSTVKSDSPSAPSITAPLNDTVSAASLLTTATQHSSVLSSLNHAEELPSTATTQHSSTLPVQQNSLSSSTSSGRTSTSTLLHTSVESEAGLHSSASTFSTSSSTVSAAPPVVSAPSSLSSVSSLGLSSNSTVTATTRSSVATTSGKAPPNLPPGVPPLLPNPYIMAPGLLHAYPPQVYGYDDLQMLQTRFPLDYYSIPFPTPTTQLTGRDGSLSSNPYSGDLTKFGRGDASSPAPATTLAQPQQNQTQTHHTTQQTFLNPALPPGYSYTSLPYYTGVPGLPSTFQYGPAVFPVAPTSSKQHSVNVSVNASATPFQQPSGYGSHGYSTGVSVTSSNTGVPDISGSVYSKTQQSFEKQGFHTGTPAASFNLPSALASGGPINPPTAAAYPPAPFMHILTPHQQHSQILHHHLPQDGQSAAGQRSQGSSIPQKSQANKSAYNSYNWGAN; translated from the exons CATTCCTGGGAGATGGTTGGCAAAAAGAAGGGTGTTTCAGGACAGAAGGACAGTGGGCAAACGGAACCCAGTGAAGAAGGCAAAGAGAAccgagagagggagagagacttcAGCCGGCGACGTGGAGGATTGCCAAGAAGGGGCCGGGGCACAAGCCGCGGAAGAGAGT TTCGGGGCCAGGAGAACGGACTGGATGGTGGCAAGACCGGTGGATCTTCTGGAAGAGGCACAGAGAGAGGACGACGGGGGCGTGGGCGAGGCAGAG gtgGATCTGGAAGGCGGGGAGGAAGGTTCTCGGCTCAAGGCATGGG AACTTTCAACCCAGCGGACTACGCAGAGCCTGCCAGCACGGAAGAAGGTTATggaaatagtaacaacaacacaTGGAACAATACTGGTAGCTTTGAGCCGGATGATGGGACGA GAGTTGATTACATTAGGGGTGAGGGGTCAAATTATCCCCGAAAATTTGACACTGCTCCTGGTACGAGAAATCCAG GCGCGTGGAGAACAGCGACAGAGGAGTGGGGGACCGAGGACTGGAATGAAGAT CTTTCGGAGACCAAGATCTTCACCGCATCCAACGTCTCTTCCGTGCCTCTGCCCGCGGAAAATGTGACCATCACAGCTGGACAGAG AATCGACCTTGCAGTGCTGTTAGGAAAGACCCCTTCTTCTCTGGAGAATGAGTCTCCCAGCCTGGACTCCTCGCAGGCCCCGACACTCAGCCAGCCGCTAGTGTTCAGCAATTCCAAGCAGAGCACTGTATCCCAGCCCGCTTCAGGGAACACCTTCTCTCACCACGGCATG GTGAGCATGCTGGGAAAGGGGTTCAGCGACGTCGGCGAGACTAAAGGCACCCCCGCCACCCCCACCACAGGCTCGCAGTTCCTTGAGCAGTTTAAGACGGCTCAGGCTTTGGCTCAGCTGGCGGCCCAGCACCCCCAGCCTGCTGGGAGCGGCACTGCCGCGGCCTCCTGGGATATAGGCGCCACCACCCAGTCCTCATCTCTGGTGCAGTACG ATCTGAAGAACCCGTCGGAGTCCACGGTGCACAGCCCATTTGCCAAGCGCCAggccttcccacccacctccaccatGATGGATGTGTTCCTGCAGGACAAGCAGCCTGTGGTGACAGCCTCCGTCGCAGCCCCACCGCCCCCATCGTCCCCTCTGGCTAGCAAAACCAACCCAGTTCCCCAGATGTCCCCGGGCTCCTCAGACAACCAGTCCTCCAGCCCTCAACCAGCCCAGCAGAAGTTGAAGCAACAGAAAAAGAAAGCATCCTTGACATCAAAG atTCCTGCTTTGGCGGTGGAGATGCCTGGCTCTGCGGATATCTCGGGACTTAACTTGCAGTTTGGGGCATTGCAGTTTGGTTCGGAGCCTGTCCTTTCAGAGTATGAATCCACCCCGGCAACGAGTGCCTCCGTGAGCCAGCCTCCAAGCAGCCTGTACACAAGCACTGCAAG TGAGTCTCTGTCCACCATTTCGTCCAACAAGACCCAGGAGTCTGGTTACCAGAGCGGCACCATGCCTGCAGCAACATATACCTCCCAGAACAGCGCTCAGGGACCATTGTACGAGCAGAGATCCACCCAAACCCGGCGATACCCCAACTCCATCTCCTCCTCACCCCAGAAAGACTTGACCCAGGCCAAG AATGGCTTCAGCTCTGTGCCGCCCACACAGTTGCAAACCACGCAGACGGCTGAAG gtTCTGCAGGCTCCACAGTGAAATCGGACTCCCCCTCTGCCCCTAGTATCACGGCCCCTCTCAACGACACTGTCTCTGCAGCCTCCCTGCTTACTACGGCCACTCAGCACTCGTCAGTGCTCAGCAGCCTGAACCACGCCGAGGAGCTCCCCAGCACGGCCACCACACAACACAGCAG CACGTTACCTGTCCAGCAAAACAGCCTTTCCTCCTCAACTTCCTCTGGTCGCACGTCGACTTCAACTCTCTTG CACACCAGTGTGGAGAGTGAAGCCGGGCTCCATTCTTCCGCAAGcactttctccacctcctccagcacGGTCTCAGCTGCGCCCCCTGTGGTCAGTGCCCCCTCCAGTCTGAGCAGCGTCAGCAGCCTGGGTCTCAGCAGTAACTCCACGGTGACCGCCACAACCCGCAGCTCGGTTGCCACGACGTCAG GCAAGGCTCCCCCCAACTTGCCCCCTGGAGTTCCACCGTTGCTGCCGAACCCATATATCATGGCTCCGGGACTGCTGCACGCATATCCA CCACAAGTTTACGGCTATGATGACCTGCAGATGCTTCAGACGAGATTCCCATTG GACTACTACAGCATCCCATTTCCCACTCCGACCACCCAGCTGACTGGAAGGGACGGCAGCCTGAGCAGCAACCCTTATTCTG GTGATCTCACGAAGTTTGGCCGAGGCGACGCCTCTTCCCCTGCACCAGCGACAACCCTGGCGCagccccaacagaaccaaactcagACACATCACACCACCCAGCAGACCTTTCTGAATCCGGCCTTGCCCCCTGGCTACAGCTATACCAGCTTGCCGTACTACACCGGAGTCCCGGGGCTGCCCAGCACCTTCCAGTATGGGCCTGCTGTGTTCCCC GTTGCGCCTACCTCTTCTAAACAGCATAGCGTGAATGTCAGTGTGAACGCCTCGGCCACTCCGTTTCAGCAGCCCAGTGGCTATGGCTCCCATGGATACAGCACTG gtgtATCGGTAACATCCAGTAACACAGGTGTACCAGATATCTCTGGCTCGGTCTACTCCAAAACGCAG CAATCCTTTGAGAAGCAGGGCTTTCACACCGGAACCCCGGCGGCCTCGTTCAACTTGCCGTCGGCGCTGGCCAGCGGTGGTCCCATCAACCCTCCCACGGCTGCGGCGTATCCGCCGGCCCCTTTCATGCACATCCTGACACCGCATCAGCAGCATTCTCAGATCTTGCATCACCACCTGCCGCAGGATGGGCAG AGTGCCGCTGGCCAGCGCAGCCAGGGAAGTTCCATCCCGCAGAAATCGCAGGCGAACAAGTCCGCCTACAACAGCTACAATTGGGGCGCCAACTGA